CCACCGGCGCGGTGCTGCTCGGCGTCTCGCCGATCTGGGGGATGGTGGGCTTCACGCTCGCGGCCGGCATCGCGATGGGCGCGCTCGGCGAACGGCTCGCGGGCCGCGACGTCGCGATCGGCGTGATCCTCTCGGTCGCGCTCGGCGCGGGCCTGCTGTTCCTGCATTTCTACACGAGCTACGCGACCCAGGTCACCGCGCTGCTGTTCGGCAACGTGCTCGGCGTGAGCCACGCCACGCTGATGGTGCTGGCCGGGATCGGCGCGGTCAGCCTGATCGCGCTCGCGGTGATCCTGCGCCCGCTCGTGTTCGCCTCGCTGCAGCCGGAGCTGGCCGAGGCCAAGGGCGTCTCGCTGCGGCTCGTGTCGGTGCTGTTCCTCGCGATCTGCGCGCTCGCGGTGGCCGCCTGCACGCAGATCGTCGGCGTGCTGCTGGTGTTCACGCTGCTGGTGGGGCCGGCCTCGGCCGCCCAGAACCTCACCACGCGGCTCGCCGCCGGCGTCTGGCTCGCCGCGCTGTTCGCGCTCGGCGAGGCCTGGCTCGGCATCACGCTCGCCTACTACACCGACTGGCCGACCAGCTTCTGGATCACCGCGCTGTCGGCGCTCGTCTACGCGGCAAGCCTCGGCGGGCGCCGGCTCACGACGAGCGCCTCGGCCTGAGGCGGGCCCGCGCGAGCCCGGCCGCGACGCACGAAACAAAAAGC
The genomic region above belongs to Burkholderia plantarii and contains:
- a CDS encoding metal ABC transporter permease; its protein translation is MFEYEFMVNAFAAAGIVAVLAGVVGYFLVLRGQTFAGHALSHVGFTGATGAVLLGVSPIWGMVGFTLAAGIAMGALGERLAGRDVAIGVILSVALGAGLLFLHFYTSYATQVTALLFGNVLGVSHATLMVLAGIGAVSLIALAVILRPLVFASLQPELAEAKGVSLRLVSVLFLAICALAVAACTQIVGVLLVFTLLVGPASAAQNLTTRLAAGVWLAALFALGEAWLGITLAYYTDWPTSFWITALSALVYAASLGGRRLTTSASA